The Deinococcus aerophilus genomic sequence TAGGGCTGCCCTGCCGGGCCACCGGTCCGCTATGCTGCCGGGGACATTCTGGCCGGCCGCACGGCCCCGGAAGACAATCACCGAACGGGAGACTGATTTCAGATGGAACGCATTGCACTTTTTATTGACGGGGCCAACGTGTACGCGGCGGCCAAGCGGCTGGGCTGGAACTTCGACCACCGCAAGATCCTGGACCACTTTGCTGCGGGCGGCACGCTGTACAACGCCTTTTATTACACCGCCGTGCCCACCCCGACCGACGACAAGCAGCGCCGCTTTACCGACGCCCTGACCTACATGGGCTACACCGTGCGCACCCGCCCGCTGCGCGAAGTCACCGATGAACACGGGGAGGCTTCCCGGCGTGCCAGTCTGGACATTGAGCTGGTCACCGACCTGCTGACCACCGCCGACCGTTACGACACGGCCGTGCTGCTCACCGGAGACGGTGACTTCGAGCGTCCGGTGGAGGTGCTGCGGGCACGCGGCAAGCGGGTGGTGGTCGCGAGCATCGCCGAGATGACGAGCTATGAGCTGCGCAATGCCGCCGACGCGTACGTGGACTTTAAGGACATCCGCGAACACGTGGAACGCCCCGGTTACCGGCTGCCCAGCGAGCAGCGCACCGCCGAGGGACGCGGCGCAGAAACGCGGCCTTTCTATGTCACGGCCGCGCTGGGCGAGGGCCATGACCGCTGAAGCGCCGGCGGGGCTGCCGATCGCGCTGGACGCGGTGGGCGGGGACCACGGCGCACCGCCGAACGTCGAGGGCGCGGTGCTGGCGGCCCGGGCCGGGGTGAGCGTGCTGCTCGTGGGCGAGCGGGTGGCGCTGCACGCCGAGCTGGGCAGGTATCCGGGCAGCTCGGCGTTGCCGCTGGAGGTCGTGGACGCCCCGGACGTCATTGGCATGGACGAACATGCCAGCGACGTGCGTGGCCGGACCGAGGCGAGCATCAACGTATGTACCCGGCTGGTCAAGGAGGGCCGCGCCGCCGCCGCCGTCAGCATGGGCCACAGCGGAGCGACCATGGCCTCGGCGCTGCTCACACTGGGACGCATCAAGGGTGTGGAACGTCCGGCCATCCTGACCCACCTGCCCGCCCGCGGCGGCATGACCACCCTGCTGGACGTGGGGGCCAATGCCGATGTCAAGGCCAGTTACCTCGCGCAGTGGGCGCGGCTGGCGACGGTGTACCTCAAGGTGCTGGAGGGCCGTGAGGAACCCACCGTGGGCCTGTTGTCCATCGGTGAAGAGGACCACAAGGGCAGCGCCCTGGTGCTTGAGGCCCACGCCCTGTTGCGTGGCCTGCACGGACACGGCATCAACTTTCATGGCAACGTGGAGGGCCGGGATATTTTTCTGGGCACCACCGACATCGTCGTGACCGACGGATTTACCGGCAACGTGGTGCTGAAGCTGGCGGAGGGCGAGGCCAAGGTGCTGTTCGGGTGGGTGCGCGACGCCCTGAAGAGTTCCCTGAAGTCCAAAATGGGCGGCCTGCTCGTGCGCGGCGCGCTGCGCGGCCTGGCCGAGCGCATGGACCCCAGCACCTACGGAGCGAGCATTCTGGTCGGGGTGCGCGGTCTGGCCTTCATCGGCCACGGCAGCGCCGACGCCCAGGCGGTCAAGAATGCCCTGCTGCGGGCCGACCGGGCCTACCAGGGCCGGCTGGTGCCCCGGCTGGAGGCGGCCTTCGGCGACTGAGCGGGCCTACCCGACTCCGCACCCCGGCGTTTTTCCTGCAGCGCTCACCTGCTTATGAGAGATTGGGCGCCATGTTGCACGCTTTGCAAGTTCAATTGATCAAACCTGAGGTGTGGGTGGGGCTGGCCCTGTCCCTTCTGATCGCCTACGCGCTGTACCGGGCCGGAGGAGCGCTGCTGCGTTTGCTGCACGGCACACTGGGCAACCGCTTCTTCGTGGCCCTGAAGGTGGTGTGGCTGCTGGTCATCGTGGTGGGGTGGCTGGCGGTCGCCACGCGCGTCGTGTACCTGCCCGACGTACCGGTGCTGTTTTCGCTGGGCCAGGATGTCGTGACCGGCTTCCGGAACACCGCCGGACAGTCCGTCGT encodes the following:
- the plsX gene encoding phosphate acyltransferase PlsX; this encodes MTAEAPAGLPIALDAVGGDHGAPPNVEGAVLAARAGVSVLLVGERVALHAELGRYPGSSALPLEVVDAPDVIGMDEHASDVRGRTEASINVCTRLVKEGRAAAAVSMGHSGATMASALLTLGRIKGVERPAILTHLPARGGMTTLLDVGANADVKASYLAQWARLATVYLKVLEGREEPTVGLLSIGEEDHKGSALVLEAHALLRGLHGHGINFHGNVEGRDIFLGTTDIVVTDGFTGNVVLKLAEGEAKVLFGWVRDALKSSLKSKMGGLLVRGALRGLAERMDPSTYGASILVGVRGLAFIGHGSADAQAVKNALLRADRAYQGRLVPRLEAAFGD
- a CDS encoding LabA-like NYN domain-containing protein, translated to MERIALFIDGANVYAAAKRLGWNFDHRKILDHFAAGGTLYNAFYYTAVPTPTDDKQRRFTDALTYMGYTVRTRPLREVTDEHGEASRRASLDIELVTDLLTTADRYDTAVLLTGDGDFERPVEVLRARGKRVVVASIAEMTSYELRNAADAYVDFKDIREHVERPGYRLPSEQRTAEGRGAETRPFYVTAALGEGHDR